The genomic DNA CGCGTGGCGGCGCAGTTGTCGTTGCTGTCTGCGAGCGCTGATGATGAGGCGCTGCCGAGTAACCCGCATCTCGACGCTGATGATTCTGAGCAGGCTTTCTCGCTTGAAAGTTCGAATGCGGGTGCTTCCAGTTTAAATTGTTCGAGGGATGTTTAGAAGTGGATGTTTCAGGCTTATTAACATGAGATTTCGGTCTTGTGTTTTTCAGGTCCTGTCCAGTTTTAGTTATGGCTTTAGAAGCTCTTAATCTTTCAGGCAGATCCTCGCCAAACAAGTGTTTATCTCTCTTCGTTTCCTTCAGTGTCTCCTTCATATTATTGTTTAAGGTTGAGATTAGAAAATTGCGTCGTAAACGCGTGTCTATAAAATGTGAATCACATAACAGGCGACAAGCATTACTTATGTGTTTAATAAGTATTTGATTGTTATTGTCATTGTTGCACTTTATAAGAATGTCCATTGCTTGCGTGAGAGCTGTCAGAACTGTACCGATTCGTTCTTGCCTTGTAGCTAAAGAGGTATCTTTTTTATACAGTAAATCGGAAATAGCGGCTTTAACTTCAGGATTCAATTTAGGTGCCTTAAAATATTGACAGTTTCCCGGTGTGGGGTATTCTTCcgaaattttttgttttatttccttAGATAAGCCGTTTAGTAGAACATTTTTTAATCTGTCTGCCATGTCATTATGGATATCTTTACCCACAGGTGATTCTTCCTTAGGTGGGTCACCCAAAAGAAGTAGTATGTCATCATCTAATTTTTCCTCGTTACTATCCTCAACTGTAATTTGAGTCTGGTTTTCTGGACAGACCTCATCtgataattcatctaaaatgatTTGCTCATTTTCACGGTTTTCAAGATTGTGATCTGATTCGCACTCTGAAAATAGTGCTAAGAATATAATATGACTCAATAGTCATCAATATGGCAGTCATAGTGAAGGAAATAATCCCATAAATTATTCACATCACTCTATAGATATGTACCTTTTCACTTCTGTATTGTCGAAGTATGTAAAGGTAACAGTCCCGATGTACTGTTCGCATTACAAGGTACGTTATGAAggtataataatgattataatgtgAGTATGTCTATTGATGACAGTTATAATATTGGTGAAGGAAATAACACCATAATTTATTCGCATCATGCTATgggtatgtaagtacctattgacTTCTGTATTGTCGAAGTATGTAAAGGTAACAGTCCCAGTGTACTGTTCGCATTACCAGGTACGTtatgaaagtaagtataatatttgaatttgtaaagGTAACAGTCCCATTGTACTGTTCGCATTACAGTTATTTTTCAAACAGTTTGTCAAATTGAATATCACCAAATACGTTAAAAAACATTTCAAAGAAATAACACGTAAACAACATTGTTACGCAACCTAACCTGCATTATGAATCATCGCGGTCCCCGAGCGGGGCTCCTTTCTGCTATAAAGAATTCAAGTAATACTTAACggttaaataaaatgataagtAAATTACTCACCTGACGAAGATGAACTCGATATAGATCGTCCGTGTTTTCGCAgatatttgtttaattttcgAATCTTTCTCCTAATTTTCTCATCCGTTCCGTCGTGTTTACGTTTTCTTCCCATTTTCAAAGCTAATTAGAAAGATaatcctatatattttttatacaatacgTGTCACAGCCGCTGTACGAACACAGAATGAGTTGTAGATGGCGCGCTGTTCGGTGCTGCGCCTGGATATGAGTGGGGGTAATGCAGTGACATAAAAacaaatccttacttttaaaataactttatttctaCTTTCTTTCAGTAAATTAAAGCTTTAAAATGTGTTAACGGCCGTTGGGTGAAGACAGTACTACAAAGTCATATTAATCGCGAGAATTGAGCAGTGAAGCATAATATACACAACAACCTGCCACGTGATACATTGCGACGATGTAGCTCTAAGTTGTAAACATAGCGAATCGACGACGCAACGTAACGGAACGACGCGGCCGCATCACCTTTGTGGACGGACCTTTTATTCTAATTAATCAGCGaatatattcaaatttaaataatttattttcagaccataataacgtccatagaaaaaaataataataataaacaataaaaataatataaataaaaatttaaaactagaaattaaaattaaaaatcattaataaaatttacttcacaatcaaaattaaaattaaaatcataataaaaaagaacacaaaatcaatattaaattaGATAGCAGAAATGAAAATCAAAATTAGGAATACAAtcaagaattaatattttttttttaagaaaattgtTCCGTCTGAAACGTGCGCGAAGCCCTAACAACATGGACACCGACCCAGTGTTTAAGCGCAGGGCCATCGACCCGCCTACATCAACCTATATAACATCACCCTTAGACGATACGACAGAAGTGCACGCTTTAAATTTGTCACGTGGCATTTAGCTAGAATACTTACTAATCATGTATTTACTCTGTATGCGCGAGTGTGCATTACGTACGGTGCCAATGTCCTCGTAATTCTAGtctatttatataaacaaacatCATCGCTGTAACAGTCGCAGTTGTAATACTATATTGTATACAcgtggaataaaaataaataaataaaaaaatactattgagccgccaaaagcccctgacatgctcatgtaacgactaagtacatacattagtaagtagcaaccgggaccaacggcttaacgtgccttccgaagcacggatcgtcttaccttcggacaatcaggtgattagcctgtgatgtcctaaccaaactagggatgacaaagtgatttttgagatatatcgcctccgggattcgaacccaggacttccgtgagcccaacgctcaaccactagaccacagaggccaaaAATCTGGCAAAAAGTTTGTTTATGTGATGGAGTCAATGTCAAGTACAAATCTACCATGATTTTCTCATCAGCAAAATCACGATTTATTCAAGGTTGAACTGGTAAAGGGATTTTTTTATGCTAATATCcgcaaataggtacctacgtttGATCGAAAATAGCTTCGACCGTAGTCAATCATGTAGGTACTTAGCTATAAACTACGAAGCGATAAAAATATCCTGTTTCTTTTGATCGTAGGATGTTTTCTGTGATCGACTCATAGCAAATTGGTTAGTGCGGTGCGGAAAGTGGCCCTTCTATACGAagtgtgattttattttatttattcatgatTATATGGTTCTATGGTGGTGGTGGTATGGTGTGGTggtgccgttggtcccggctgcattagcagtcgttaataaccaccaatccgcactgggcccgcgtgcttgtttaaggcccgatctccctatccatccatagggaaggcccgtgccccagcagtggggacgttaatgtgctGGTGATATGATTCTATCCACACTTTCTTTATTGGGCAGGTTTCGTTGGGTTATTCTTACGCGACCGCAGTACACATTGACCAAATCTATAGATAAGAAATAATCAAGGAAAATGTAATAGAAAATTGTAACAACAAAATATGTATAAGCGTACTCGTTTACTGTACCtaacagtcatcatcatctccagtCATCAtaaccttacctaacctgaagatttgacaggtccggttttttacagaagcgactgcctgtctgaccttccaacccgcgaaggtaaaaccagtccaatacaggttaggtcacgtacctccgaaaatgcatttctcgggaatatgggtttcgaTGTTTACCtctgtgcacgtgataatcatttgtgatccaaatgtgaattcgaaaataaattcgacaatcattggtttaggcctgtgctggattcgaacctgcgacctcaaagtgagaggaaagCGTTCTACCACTGGGCTACTACGACTCTACTAAATTCACTGATAATAAAAGTAGCAAAAACATAATTTCGAAGTGATACCTCGTGAATTCGCGATAGTGCAAACATTCGGggcatcataattataaatctCAAATTTAATGGAtttgcgacattttgtgaaattatatttatacaccGGGGTTACGAGGTTGTTGCTCCTGTTACGATTCTGAATCATGCGCAGTTTGTAGGTATACCCAAGGATTTATTCTAGTCTGTTTACGTAGATTATCACTCATTTTATATATCATAAAGTTAATTAACAGAATGCACCACAATAATAATCGCGGCCAGTGTCATTTAGAtcaataatggtgctgattcatgtacacaccatctaattttattttaagttatacctgtcatttccttatccgctgaaaaagaatgggacgggtaatcgacagacataaaatgtatggaacacacgtcaatttaggcagcaatttaaaaacccttccaaaaatgtatattggccaataacccgatagaattaacttgatagcacacgtcaaacgagttgcattATGTGCgaggtgcctattttattcgcccgggttattcattcatattctcttcgtattaaaattaatagttgtcaATGATCGgtccctttacttttcggcggaaaaaaaatgacagatataacttaaaataaaattagaatgtgtctgCAGTAATTGGGGCCAGTGTATTCAAATATTTGTCttaaaatatcataataattaatataatatatcgcTTTAGCGGTGGGGTGAAACTTATTAGAACATTTTCTTGAGTtgtctttttgaatttataattttattattaaatctttcttttattttttaatattctagACGAGATATACACAATTAATATTACACACAGTAAACGTGCAGATTTTGTCTTATCTTTAGTTTTCCTAAAAACCTACATGAAAGTGATAATGATTTTTTAGTATTTATACCATTATGGGTATCTACATAATTTAGATTAGAGAACTACCTCTCCTGGGAAGTAAGAAAGAAAATTCATTTTCATTGCTGATTAATAGAagaaattttcataaaaaaattggaGCAAATAATTTGTTACCTGGCGAGTGAATATTTCGTAAATTAAATTCTAAACATAGACGAGAAATCTTCTTTCTTACTAATTATTAACCTCGTAGGTAACGTTTTGTCCTTCATTGTTTCCACTGTTCTGTAGTCGTATTAAACACTATCTGaaaggtttcataattatatttaacacaattAATACATTAATTATTCAAACAATACAAACATGGCTTTATAATTTCAAGCATTTTAGAAGGTTATGTTTGGATTACATCACGGGAAtacatctaataataattaataataataacgaaacGAAACTTTAATAAATGAAACTTTAGAGTTTATTAATTAGGGTTAATAATAGAGATAATTTTGAGTTTGTTGTTGTGGCGGCAacagattcttcttcttctatcgttttgtgaggtggagtaccaacctcatcaaccctggtgtcagggttactattgagccgccaaaggaccctgacatggctcatgtaacgactagtacttacttacatcagtaagtggtaaccgggaccaacgtgcttATTATATAAGGATatggtgtgatgctctgtcgcggagccaccacctccaattcagttgaaaacgatatagattactgtacgtaccatatacatagtgtacgtgaaaagattttatgtgtacgtgctataattagaaagaaaacaacaaattaaagtggcttcgctggagagcatactccccagcggagccactcagtttgcatacttcgagatgttttcttcctgtaaattgaagtatagtttgatgtacgtactacgtacatagtg from Pectinophora gossypiella chromosome 18, ilPecGoss1.1, whole genome shotgun sequence includes the following:
- the LOC126375167 gene encoding uncharacterized protein LOC126375167 is translated as MGRKRKHDGTDEKIRRKIRKLNKYLRKHGRSISSSSSSECESDHNLENRENEQIILDELSDEVCPENQTQITVEDSNEEKLDDDILLLLGDPPKEESPVGKDIHNDMADRLKNVLLNGLSKEIKQKISEEYPTPGNCQYFKAPKLNPEVKAAISDLLYKKDTSLATRQERIGTVLTALTQAMDILIKCNNDNNNQILIKHISNACRLLCDSHFIDTRLRRNFLISTLNNNMKETLKETKRDKHLFGEDLPERLRASKAITKTGQDLKNTRPKSHVNKPETSTSKHPSNNLNWKHPHSNFQARKPAQNHQRRDAGYSAAPHHQRSQTATTTAPPRGGSTSTRARGNAHWNQRPQGRH